In the genome of Rhodoplanes sp. Z2-YC6860, one region contains:
- a CDS encoding GFA family protein, whose product MKAYRGSCHCKKVRFEIDAEIDHVRACDCSICARRGALIYRVPTEAFRLLTPLSELSVYRWGSMTAADYFCPVCGILLFRKPSDPTPAERQAGATKFEGWAINTRCLEGFDPASVPTRRISGSQLEIGE is encoded by the coding sequence ATGAAGGCCTATCGCGGTTCATGCCATTGCAAGAAGGTCCGCTTTGAAATCGATGCAGAGATCGACCACGTGCGCGCGTGCGACTGTTCGATCTGCGCGCGACGCGGCGCTCTGATTTACCGCGTGCCGACGGAAGCGTTCCGGCTGCTGACGCCGCTTTCGGAGCTGAGCGTTTATCGTTGGGGTTCGATGACGGCCGCCGACTATTTCTGCCCGGTTTGCGGCATCCTGCTCTTTCGCAAGCCGAGCGATCCAACGCCGGCCGAACGGCAGGCAGGGGCCACGAAATTCGAGGGATGGGCCATCAACACCCGTTGCCTCGAGGGCTTCGATCCAGCTTCGGTGCCAACCAGACGGATCAGCGGAAGCCAGCTCGAAATCGGCGAGTAG
- a CDS encoding lipocalin-like domain-containing protein yields MKMNLQDGLKLAAVAGLVLGLRTGEAAAEPSSAQRQFVGTWSLVSIHYIEKDGRKVEPFGPGAKGMLFFDAGGRFATQVMAVDRPRFASNNRMIGTPEENKTVSQRVVAYFGTYTVDESDHVVTLHIEQSSFPNWNGTDQQRKFAFTADELRYTAASSTANPAESAELVWKRLPAGQ; encoded by the coding sequence ATGAAAATGAATCTGCAGGATGGGCTGAAGCTTGCGGCCGTCGCGGGGCTGGTCCTTGGGCTGCGTACAGGCGAGGCCGCCGCAGAGCCATCGTCCGCGCAACGCCAGTTCGTCGGCACCTGGTCCCTGGTGTCGATCCACTACATCGAGAAAGACGGCCGCAAGGTCGAGCCGTTCGGGCCGGGCGCCAAGGGGATGCTCTTCTTCGACGCCGGCGGCCGCTTTGCGACGCAGGTGATGGCAGTGGATCGGCCGCGGTTTGCCTCGAACAACCGGATGATCGGAACGCCCGAAGAGAACAAGACAGTATCGCAGCGGGTCGTAGCGTATTTCGGGACTTACACGGTCGACGAGTCCGATCATGTGGTCACGTTGCACATCGAGCAGAGTTCGTTCCCGAACTGGAACGGGACGGACCAGCAACGCAAGTTTGCGTTCACGGCCGACGAACTGCGCTACACTGCGGCGAGTTCGACCGCGAATCCTGCGGAATCGGCCGAGCTCGTGTGGAAGCGGCTGCCCGCCGGGCAATGA
- a CDS encoding LysR family transcriptional regulator — protein sequence MRGTQFAEMSAFAAIAEQKSFAKAATLLGIGRSTLSQNLRSLEERLGVRLLHRTTRSVSLTEAGARLLARVRPALDELTAATDEATDQRGMPRGLLRLVVQPPVAMFMIAPMLARFMRACPGVQLDVAVIKMPGDIIHDGYDAGIRMGEQVERDMIAMQVMGEARFLVVGSPDYLARHPAPKSPRDLRDHDCIRNRLPNGAIFGWDFAKNGRVVHAAVAGRLIVNDIDLSIRAVLDGLGLAYLLRDYIAADIAAGRLVPVLEDWTPSMSGFFLYHSSRRRTTAPLQAFITFVKDEAKRRGVAPSAPPRAGVRPNYRLVGTARR from the coding sequence ATGCGCGGGACGCAATTCGCCGAGATGTCCGCCTTTGCGGCCATCGCCGAACAGAAAAGCTTCGCCAAGGCGGCGACCTTGCTCGGCATCGGTCGCTCCACCCTGAGCCAGAACCTCCGCTCGCTGGAGGAGCGGCTTGGCGTGCGCCTGCTCCACCGCACGACCCGCAGCGTCTCGCTCACGGAGGCCGGCGCCCGCCTGCTTGCGCGCGTGCGGCCGGCGCTCGACGAGTTGACCGCCGCAACCGACGAAGCGACCGATCAGCGCGGCATGCCGCGGGGCCTGTTGCGGCTTGTGGTCCAGCCGCCGGTCGCGATGTTCATGATCGCACCGATGCTGGCGCGCTTCATGCGGGCATGCCCGGGAGTTCAACTCGACGTCGCCGTCATCAAGATGCCGGGCGACATCATTCACGACGGGTACGACGCCGGCATTCGCATGGGTGAGCAGGTCGAGCGTGACATGATCGCGATGCAGGTCATGGGCGAGGCCCGCTTTCTGGTCGTCGGATCGCCGGACTACCTGGCCCGCCACCCGGCGCCGAAGTCGCCGCGGGACCTGCGTGACCATGACTGCATCCGCAATCGTCTGCCCAACGGCGCCATCTTCGGTTGGGACTTTGCCAAGAACGGTCGCGTCGTCCATGCCGCTGTCGCCGGCCGCCTGATCGTCAACGACATCGACCTGTCGATCCGCGCCGTGCTCGATGGGCTTGGGCTTGCCTATTTGCTCCGCGACTATATCGCGGCCGACATCGCAGCGGGCCGGCTCGTGCCGGTTCTCGAGGATTGGACCCCGTCCATGTCGGGGTTCTTCCTCTATCATTCGAGTCGCCGCCGCACGACGGCGCCGCTCCAAGCATTCATCACCTTCGTGAAGGACGAGGCCAAACGACGCGGCGTCGCGCCATCTGCGCCACCGCGCGCCGGTGTGCGTCCCAACTACCGATTGGTCGGCACCGCGCGCCGATAG
- a CDS encoding HoxN/HupN/NixA family nickel/cobalt transporter, with product MPLGRRVFFVLGALIAANVAVWVWALAVLSAHTVSLGTAVLAYGLGLRHALDADHIAAIDNVTRNLMQRGKQPLTVGLWFALGHSTVVMLASLAVALAAHSLIDAFAPYREIGGLVGTLASVAFLLGIAAANASVLRSLVQSYFSVRRGGSPGQITAALQPQGFLARLISPVSRLVTESYHLFPVGFLFALGFDTASEIGLFAMAAQQSGSLSPGAIIIFPALFMAGMMLVDTADGILMVGAYGWASRNPASTLIYNIVITSISIVVAAVVGGIEAFGLLADRLNLQGSTWRAIADLNEHLGAVGIFIVCLMAAIWLVSMLNSRQGADRRIETERGASGG from the coding sequence ATGCCCCTTGGACGGCGCGTGTTTTTCGTGCTGGGCGCGCTGATCGCCGCGAATGTCGCGGTGTGGGTGTGGGCGCTTGCCGTGCTGTCAGCCCACACAGTCTCGCTCGGCACCGCCGTGCTGGCCTACGGTCTCGGCCTGCGCCATGCGCTCGATGCCGATCACATCGCCGCCATCGACAACGTCACCCGCAACCTGATGCAGCGTGGCAAGCAGCCGCTGACGGTCGGATTGTGGTTCGCGCTGGGTCACTCGACGGTCGTGATGCTCGCCTCGCTGGCGGTGGCCCTCGCGGCGCATTCGCTGATCGATGCGTTCGCGCCTTACCGGGAGATCGGCGGGCTCGTCGGGACGCTGGCATCGGTCGCTTTTCTGTTGGGGATCGCGGCGGCGAACGCGTCCGTGCTGCGAAGCCTGGTGCAATCCTATTTCAGCGTTCGCCGGGGAGGATCGCCAGGCCAGATCACGGCAGCGCTCCAGCCTCAGGGCTTCCTGGCGCGCCTGATCAGCCCGGTCTCGCGTCTCGTGACCGAGAGCTATCACCTGTTTCCGGTTGGCTTCCTGTTCGCGCTCGGCTTCGACACGGCGAGCGAGATCGGCCTCTTCGCGATGGCCGCCCAGCAATCCGGCAGCCTTTCGCCCGGCGCCATCATCATCTTCCCGGCGCTGTTCATGGCGGGCATGATGCTGGTCGACACCGCCGACGGCATCCTGATGGTGGGCGCCTACGGCTGGGCGTCGCGCAATCCTGCATCCACGCTCATCTACAACATCGTCATCACGTCGATTTCGATCGTGGTGGCGGCGGTGGTCGGCGGCATCGAGGCGTTCGGCTTGCTGGCGGATCGGTTGAATCTGCAAGGCTCGACATGGCGCGCCATTGCGGATCTCAACGAGCATCTTGGAGCCGTCGGCATTTTCATCGTGTGCCTGATGGCTGCCATCTGGCTTGTCTCGATGCTGAACAGCAGACAGGGGGCCGACCGCCGCATTGAGACGGAACGAGGTGCAAGCGGCGGCTGA
- a CDS encoding glutathione S-transferase family protein, with translation MMTIHNFVGGLRGLRAMWLCEEMGLTYSVQNYGYPVPDAYRALNPLGTVPLLEDGSDVVLSESVAIMLYLAQTHGPTALLPSREPAHFARCLQWTVFGETEIGMSLNPLLAAHFMAADADKRNWSVNGLEQRLKRALNHTERSLGEDHYLVGGALTLADISVSCGIGTWQGALGGKPSPKLSDYQGRLQARPAFQRASERCKGK, from the coding sequence ATGATGACAATTCACAATTTTGTGGGTGGCTTGCGCGGTTTGCGTGCCATGTGGCTATGCGAGGAAATGGGGCTCACCTATTCGGTCCAAAACTACGGCTATCCGGTTCCCGACGCGTACCGGGCGCTAAACCCATTGGGGACCGTGCCGCTGCTGGAGGATGGCAGCGACGTCGTCCTCAGTGAGTCCGTCGCTATCATGCTCTATCTCGCGCAAACGCATGGGCCGACGGCGCTGCTGCCGTCCAGAGAACCGGCCCACTTTGCCCGGTGTCTGCAATGGACGGTTTTCGGGGAGACTGAGATCGGGATGAGTCTCAATCCACTGCTTGCAGCCCATTTCATGGCTGCTGATGCTGACAAGCGAAACTGGTCGGTGAACGGGTTGGAGCAGCGTTTAAAGCGTGCCCTCAACCACACGGAGCGTTCCCTCGGGGAGGACCACTATCTCGTCGGGGGCGCGCTGACGCTCGCCGACATTTCGGTCAGTTGCGGCATCGGCACCTGGCAAGGTGCGCTCGGAGGCAAACCGTCGCCAAAGCTCAGCGACTACCAGGGTCGGTTGCAGGCACGACCAGCCTTTCAGCGCGCAAGCGAGCGGTGCAAGGGAAAGTAA
- a CDS encoding SRPBCC domain-containing protein, producing the protein MAKLKIETEGDRFVVVTRRFAAPPQDVYRAHTEPALIQRWLLGPEGWSMPVCICDARPGGKIRYEWDDGKGGGFYLTGEFIELTPYSRIVHVERMHMPNTTPDNHVVTTFAREGGGTLMTMRMTLPDAATRTAMLASGMEHGMEASYARLETVI; encoded by the coding sequence GTGGCCAAATTGAAGATCGAAACCGAAGGCGACCGCTTTGTGGTGGTGACGCGTCGCTTCGCCGCGCCGCCTCAAGACGTCTATCGCGCACACACGGAGCCTGCGCTGATCCAGCGCTGGTTGTTGGGGCCGGAAGGCTGGTCCATGCCGGTGTGCATTTGCGATGCAAGGCCTGGCGGCAAGATTCGCTACGAATGGGACGACGGCAAGGGTGGCGGATTCTATCTCACCGGCGAGTTCATCGAGTTGACGCCGTATAGCCGCATCGTTCACGTCGAGCGGATGCACATGCCCAATACGACGCCGGACAATCATGTGGTCACGACTTTCGCCAGGGAGGGCGGGGGAACGCTGATGACCATGCGGATGACGCTTCCAGATGCGGCGACCCGCACGGCGATGCTCGCCAGCGGCATGGAGCACGGCATGGAGGCCAGCTACGCCCGGCTTGAGACAGTGATCTGA
- a CDS encoding ArsR/SmtB family transcription factor, with product MPNLDTAFAALADPTRRALLSRLALGEATVMELAEPFELTQPAISRHLKVLEGAGLIVRRIEGTKRPCRLAADGVAEIDQWLSVLRKALAKNYDRLDDVLAGMKTKRRRK from the coding sequence ATGCCCAATCTCGACACCGCATTCGCAGCGCTGGCTGACCCGACCCGTCGTGCGCTGCTGTCGCGCCTCGCACTTGGAGAAGCGACGGTGATGGAACTCGCTGAGCCATTCGAGCTCACGCAGCCCGCGATCTCCCGGCATCTGAAGGTACTTGAAGGCGCGGGCCTTATTGTCCGGCGCATCGAGGGGACCAAGCGGCCATGCCGGCTCGCTGCTGACGGGGTAGCCGAGATTGACCAGTGGCTCAGCGTGCTGCGCAAGGCCTTGGCCAAAAATTACGACCGGCTGGACGACGTTCTAGCCGGCATGAAGACAAAGCGACGGAGGAAATGA
- a CDS encoding nitroreductase family protein — MPEAIDLLKTRRSVKPIELSGPGPTPEQIATLLTVASRVPDHGKLTPWRFIVFEGDARLKAGEKIAEIFKLNRPDATPDQVEMEGKRLARAPLVIAVVSRAGPHVKIPEWEQVLSAGAAATSLVFAAHALGFAANWLTEWYAYDRRVLDALGLAPNEKIAGFVHIGRTTKASEDRPRPPLHDIVSRYGAG, encoded by the coding sequence ATGCCTGAGGCCATCGACCTTCTGAAAACCCGGCGTTCGGTGAAGCCGATCGAGCTGTCCGGTCCGGGGCCCACTCCCGAACAGATCGCTACGTTGCTCACCGTGGCATCGCGCGTGCCCGACCACGGCAAGCTCACGCCTTGGCGCTTCATCGTGTTCGAGGGCGATGCGCGGCTGAAGGCCGGCGAAAAGATCGCCGAGATCTTCAAGCTGAACCGGCCGGACGCCACGCCCGACCAGGTCGAGATGGAAGGCAAGCGGCTCGCCCGTGCGCCGCTCGTGATCGCGGTGGTGAGCCGCGCCGGTCCGCACGTGAAAATCCCCGAGTGGGAGCAAGTGCTTTCGGCGGGCGCCGCCGCGACCAGTCTGGTGTTTGCGGCCCATGCGCTGGGCTTTGCCGCGAACTGGCTCACCGAATGGTACGCCTATGACCGCCGCGTGCTCGATGCGCTGGGGCTTGCGCCGAACGAGAAGATCGCGGGCTTCGTCCATATCGGCCGGACCACCAAGGCCTCGGAGGACCGCCCGCGTCCGCCGCTGCATGATATTGTGTCGCGCTACGGCGCAGGCTGA
- a CDS encoding flavin reductase family protein, which translates to MFYDTRKNDHGLPYNPFKAIVTPRPIGWITSMSAKGEVNLAPYSFFNGITDKPPIVMFSSEGAKDSVAFAEETKEFVCSLATFDLRDQMNGTSAPLPRGESEMRFTGLEPAPSQLVKPPRVAASPCALECKWLQTVRLHDVEGQQLERYVVFGQAIGVYIDDRFIRNGRLDTAAMKPIARCGYDEYAVVESVFKMTRPPGGGKNA; encoded by the coding sequence ATGTTCTACGACACCCGCAAGAACGACCACGGCCTGCCCTACAATCCGTTCAAGGCGATCGTGACGCCGCGCCCGATCGGCTGGATCACCTCGATGAGCGCGAAGGGCGAGGTCAACCTCGCGCCCTACTCGTTCTTCAACGGCATCACCGACAAGCCGCCGATCGTGATGTTCTCGAGTGAAGGCGCAAAGGATTCGGTCGCGTTCGCCGAAGAGACGAAAGAGTTCGTGTGCAGTCTCGCGACCTTCGACCTGCGCGACCAGATGAACGGCACGTCGGCGCCGTTGCCGCGCGGCGAAAGCGAGATGAGGTTCACGGGCCTGGAGCCCGCGCCGTCACAGCTCGTGAAGCCGCCGCGCGTTGCGGCCTCGCCGTGCGCGCTGGAATGCAAATGGCTGCAGACGGTGCGGCTCCACGACGTCGAAGGCCAGCAGCTCGAGCGCTACGTCGTGTTCGGCCAGGCGATCGGCGTCTACATCGACGACCGCTTCATCAGGAACGGCCGGCTCGACACCGCGGCGATGAAGCCGATCGCGCGCTGCGGCTATGACGAATACGCCGTGGTCGAGAGCGTGTTCAAGATGACCCGCCCGCCCGGCGGCGGCAAGAACGCGTGA
- a CDS encoding CBS domain-containing protein, protein MTVKAILSKKGTDVLTIEPTKKLADATRLLAEHAIGALVVTGADRRIVGIVSERDIVQELAAHGPASLDLSLTDVMTRRVTTCTMTDTVVSVMERMTQGKFRHLPVVEQGRLAGIISIGDVVKHRLHEMEHEQSVLREYIQTA, encoded by the coding sequence ATGACCGTCAAAGCCATTCTGTCGAAAAAGGGCACCGATGTTCTGACCATCGAGCCCACCAAGAAACTCGCGGATGCGACCAGACTGCTCGCCGAGCATGCGATCGGCGCGCTGGTCGTGACCGGTGCCGACCGGCGCATCGTCGGCATCGTGTCGGAGCGCGACATCGTACAGGAGCTTGCCGCTCACGGTCCGGCCTCGCTCGACCTGTCGCTGACCGATGTCATGACGCGCCGAGTCACGACCTGCACCATGACCGACACCGTGGTTTCGGTGATGGAGCGGATGACGCAAGGCAAATTCCGCCACCTGCCCGTGGTGGAGCAGGGCCGGCTCGCCGGCATCATCTCGATCGGCGACGTGGTCAAGCATCGCCTGCACGAGATGGAGCACGAGCAGTCGGTGCTCCGCGAATACATTCAAACCGCCTGA
- a CDS encoding rhomboid family intramembrane serine protease produces MDQRREPILNVPGVVVAVLLVLGLLHAVREYVLSDATDATLVWSLAFVPARYDSSLLTEGVYPGGSGAEVWTFFTYALLHADWTHFGFNAVSLLAFGSPVARRFGVMRFLAFLAVTVAAGALAYLVMHAGERSPMVGISAGISGMMGAAARFAFEPGGSLDMWHRNREYADFVPAAPLLAALRNPRVVTFVGVWFCLNLLFGLGSLSLPGTAGQAVAWEAHVGGFFAGLLLFSAFDPPPRLFPPDDFISLPGDSTIH; encoded by the coding sequence TTGGACCAGCGGCGCGAACCGATCCTCAATGTCCCGGGTGTTGTCGTCGCGGTGCTGCTGGTGCTGGGCCTCCTTCACGCGGTGCGCGAATACGTGCTGTCGGATGCGACCGACGCCACGCTGGTGTGGTCGCTCGCTTTTGTGCCGGCGCGCTACGACAGTTCGCTGCTGACCGAAGGAGTTTATCCCGGCGGCTCGGGCGCCGAGGTCTGGACCTTCTTCACCTACGCGCTGCTGCACGCGGACTGGACGCACTTCGGTTTCAATGCGGTGTCGCTGCTCGCCTTCGGCAGCCCGGTGGCGCGGCGCTTCGGCGTCATGCGTTTCCTTGCGTTCCTTGCTGTGACGGTCGCGGCCGGCGCGCTTGCGTATCTTGTGATGCACGCCGGCGAGCGCAGCCCGATGGTCGGTATCTCGGCCGGCATCTCCGGCATGATGGGCGCTGCCGCCCGCTTTGCCTTCGAGCCCGGTGGCTCGCTCGACATGTGGCACCGCAACCGCGAGTACGCCGACTTCGTGCCGGCCGCGCCGCTTCTTGCTGCGTTGCGAAATCCGCGCGTCGTCACCTTCGTCGGCGTGTGGTTCTGCCTCAATCTGCTGTTCGGGCTCGGCTCGCTGTCGCTGCCAGGCACCGCCGGCCAGGCGGTCGCGTGGGAAGCCCATGTCGGCGGCTTTTTCGCAGGCCTGCTGCTGTTCTCGGCATTCGATCCGCCGCCGCGCCTGTTTCCGCCGGATGATTTCATATCCCTGCCGGGCGATTCCACAATCCATTGA
- a CDS encoding PAS domain-containing protein produces the protein MKHPSNRELYEYWNQRRGDRLAPERGEIEPGAIRSILGDTFVLEMNGVNNATFRLAGTRLCALFARELKGESFTRLWERTGQTAMRELIAVVMDEKVGVVASVSGATSDDLLQPVGLELLLLPLAAEHRGDARVIGALAPMSAPYWLGAKPIGPLTLGMFRHLGPMVDTTAAPRLRPAAGRLRHGLTVHEGGRTT, from the coding sequence ATGAAACACCCGTCCAACCGTGAGCTCTACGAGTATTGGAACCAGCGACGCGGTGACCGCCTTGCGCCCGAGCGCGGCGAGATCGAGCCCGGGGCGATCCGCTCCATTCTGGGCGACACGTTCGTGCTGGAAATGAATGGCGTGAACAACGCGACGTTCCGATTGGCCGGTACGCGGCTGTGCGCGCTGTTCGCGCGGGAACTCAAGGGCGAGAGCTTCACGCGGCTCTGGGAGCGCACCGGCCAGACCGCGATGCGGGAGCTGATTGCCGTGGTGATGGACGAGAAGGTTGGCGTGGTGGCGAGTGTTTCGGGCGCGACCTCGGACGACCTCCTTCAGCCCGTCGGCCTGGAACTGCTGCTGCTGCCGCTCGCCGCGGAACATCGTGGCGACGCGCGGGTGATCGGTGCGCTGGCGCCGATGTCGGCTCCATATTGGCTTGGCGCCAAGCCAATCGGCCCACTGACGCTCGGCATGTTCCGGCATCTCGGTCCGATGGTCGACACAACGGCGGCGCCGCGATTACGCCCGGCCGCCGGCCGGTTGCGGCACGGTCTTACCGTCCACGAAGGCGGCCGCACGACGTAG
- a CDS encoding PilZ domain-containing protein, whose protein sequence is MAVPQQKFNTLPHAMERRRHQRVRVNLLGRYMLEDRREFPCQVVNMSPGGMALIAPVGGEIGARVIAYVDHLGRLEGKIARQLQNGFAMTISATPRKRDKLAAQLTWLANRSILNLPEDRRHGRFVPKIVAARLIMPNGTNVGIRIIDLSLSGAGIATPNRPEVGSLVTLGKISGRVVRHLEEGFAMEFTRLQHPDSIEENATAQ, encoded by the coding sequence ATGGCTGTGCCGCAACAGAAGTTCAACACGCTGCCGCATGCCATGGAGCGTCGGCGCCACCAGCGCGTCCGCGTCAATCTTCTGGGCCGTTACATGCTGGAAGACCGCCGGGAATTTCCCTGCCAGGTCGTCAACATGTCGCCCGGCGGTATGGCCTTGATCGCGCCGGTCGGCGGCGAGATCGGCGCGCGCGTCATCGCCTATGTCGACCATCTCGGCCGGCTGGAAGGCAAGATCGCGCGGCAATTGCAGAACGGCTTCGCCATGACGATCTCGGCGACGCCACGCAAACGCGACAAGCTCGCAGCCCAGCTCACCTGGCTCGCCAACCGCAGCATCCTCAATCTGCCGGAAGACCGCCGTCACGGCCGTTTCGTGCCGAAGATCGTGGCCGCCCGCCTCATCATGCCGAATGGCACCAATGTGGGCATCCGCATCATCGACTTGTCGCTGTCCGGCGCCGGTATCGCCACGCCGAACCGGCCGGAGGTCGGCAGTCTGGTGACGCTCGGCAAGATCTCCGGGCGGGTGGTGCGCCACCTCGAGGAAGGCTTCGCCATGGAGTTCACGCGGCTCCAGCACCCGGACTCCATCGAAGAAAACGCCACCGCTCAGTAA
- a CDS encoding transglutaminase-like cysteine peptidase — translation MSPRSKAVLGTALAAAMIVVLGAATAQSGERVERVAYAAVGGQVRPPIGWVEFCNENPKECEARSSEPRDVVLTSTVWKDLVRVNRWVNETIQPVTDMDHWGVVERWSFPDDGKGDCEDYVLLKRRMLMQAGWPREALLITVVRDKKGDGHAVLTVKTDKGEFILDNQAEEILLWSETGYRFVKRQSQANPNVWIALGDPRPPTSTASPRADITLPQNQVSAVR, via the coding sequence ATGTCGCCAAGATCCAAAGCCGTATTGGGCACTGCCCTCGCGGCCGCGATGATTGTCGTGCTGGGCGCAGCGACCGCACAGAGTGGCGAGCGCGTGGAGCGCGTGGCTTATGCGGCGGTCGGCGGCCAGGTGCGTCCGCCGATCGGCTGGGTCGAGTTCTGCAACGAGAATCCCAAGGAATGCGAGGCCCGTTCGAGCGAACCGCGTGACGTGGTGCTCACGTCCACAGTCTGGAAGGATCTCGTTCGCGTCAACCGCTGGGTCAACGAAACCATTCAGCCCGTCACCGACATGGACCACTGGGGCGTGGTCGAGCGCTGGTCTTTTCCGGACGACGGCAAGGGTGATTGCGAAGATTACGTGCTGCTCAAGCGCCGCATGCTGATGCAGGCCGGCTGGCCGCGCGAGGCGCTGCTGATCACCGTGGTGCGCGACAAGAAGGGCGACGGGCACGCCGTGCTCACCGTCAAGACCGACAAGGGCGAGTTCATCCTCGACAACCAGGCCGAGGAGATCCTGCTCTGGTCCGAGACCGGCTACCGCTTCGTCAAACGTCAGTCGCAAGCCAATCCGAACGTCTGGATTGCGCTGGGCGATCCGCGGCCGCCGACTTCGACCGCAAGCCCGCGTGCCGACATCACGCTTCCGCAAAACCAAGTCAGCGCCGTTCGCTGA
- a CDS encoding gamma carbonic anhydrase family protein: MPIYELDGQGPEFPADGQYWIAETAVLIGRVRLKSHASVWFGAVLRGDNEWIEIGERSQIQDNATLHTDPGFPMVIGSNCVIGHKVMLHGCTVGDNSLIGMGATMLNGSKVGNNSLVGAGALITERKTFPDNSMIVGAPARVIRQVDDKMAKMIAGGADIYVKRWQQYAKTLKRIG; this comes from the coding sequence ATGCCGATTTACGAGTTGGACGGGCAGGGACCGGAGTTTCCGGCCGACGGGCAATACTGGATTGCCGAGACCGCGGTGTTGATCGGCCGCGTGCGGCTGAAAAGTCATGCCAGCGTCTGGTTCGGCGCCGTCCTGCGCGGCGACAACGAGTGGATCGAGATCGGCGAGCGCTCGCAGATCCAGGACAACGCCACGCTGCACACCGACCCGGGCTTTCCCATGGTGATCGGCAGCAACTGCGTGATCGGCCACAAGGTGATGCTGCACGGCTGCACCGTCGGCGACAACAGCCTGATCGGCATGGGCGCGACGATGCTCAACGGCAGCAAGGTCGGCAACAACTCGCTGGTCGGCGCCGGCGCCCTCATCACGGAACGCAAGACCTTCCCAGACAATTCGATGATCGTCGGCGCGCCCGCCCGCGTGATCCGGCAGGTCGACGACAAGATGGCCAAGATGATTGCCGGCGGCGCCGACATCTACGTCAAGCGCTGGCAGCAATACGCCAAGACCCTGAAGCGGATCGGGTAG
- a CDS encoding DUF6949 family protein, with the protein MTPEDLVYALFWSDSARSLVELALGFAVAGALCSGYQLMTMQPASFRLLHEPERNRALAAVPFLLFAAPFIIIRNTIRGARLEGRSFGFAALAAFLAGFWSLMSGTMVAMTLQAIGRIVA; encoded by the coding sequence ATGACGCCCGAAGATTTGGTCTACGCATTGTTCTGGTCGGATTCGGCGCGTTCGCTGGTCGAACTGGCCTTGGGCTTTGCGGTTGCCGGTGCGCTGTGCAGCGGCTATCAGCTCATGACCATGCAGCCTGCGAGCTTCCGCCTGCTGCATGAGCCTGAGCGCAACAGGGCACTGGCCGCGGTGCCGTTCCTGCTATTCGCGGCACCCTTCATCATCATCCGCAACACCATCCGCGGCGCGCGGCTCGAGGGCAGGAGCTTCGGCTTTGCCGCCTTGGCGGCATTTCTCGCCGGATTCTGGAGCCTGATGTCCGGCACCATGGTGGCGATGACCTTGCAGGCCATCGGGCGCATCGTCGCCTGA